A section of the Desulfotignum phosphitoxidans DSM 13687 genome encodes:
- the rpoD gene encoding RNA polymerase sigma factor RpoD codes for MADKSISSEESGMIGKAEMEKLIEKGKKAGTLSFTEINDAISGNLKTPEQIEDIVDQFKELGITLVDLDPPKNKPAGTRSSDRTGVKAKGKKEKLRPELKHRKKPAGDKKDPFASVRERADLEFGAVTDPVKMYLKEMGMVTLLSREGEIEIAKKIEVGERDVLRAMLDCPISLNTIFLYGKKMERRSMRPKHVLRDVDEGDGVVDETSKQEKFLESLAVIKQIHESSQDRRDQLYGLRKSTKKYQTLHQEINEGTEQIFEELKRWRFESNVMDTIEKSIRNTIVWFDTVDKLLENCARTFNVMKDTMLKQASDPEKFVQWVTARADMSPERALLLHQDIQAVMDQVASKKALIKGDADDLRAITQGIDKGRRNADFAKRELVRANLRLVVSIAKKYTNRGLQFLDLIQEGNIGLMKAVDKFEYRRGYKFSTYATWWIRQAITRAIADQARTIRIPVHMIETINKLIRTSRYLVQEMGKEPSPEEIAEKMEIPIDKVRRVLKIAKEPISLETPIGEEEDSHLGDFIEDKKFSIPSEAAIDFSLAEQTRKILATLTPREEKVLRMRFGIGEKSDHTLEEVGRDFTVTRERIRQIEAKALRKLRHPTRSKKLKTFIEN; via the coding sequence ATGGCAGATAAATCAATATCATCCGAAGAGAGCGGGATGATCGGCAAAGCGGAAATGGAAAAACTCATTGAAAAAGGGAAAAAAGCCGGCACACTCTCTTTTACAGAAATCAATGATGCCATCTCCGGTAATTTAAAGACCCCGGAACAAATTGAGGATATTGTGGATCAATTCAAGGAACTGGGCATCACCCTGGTGGATCTTGATCCTCCGAAAAACAAACCTGCCGGTACCCGGTCATCGGATCGGACCGGGGTGAAAGCCAAGGGGAAAAAGGAAAAACTCCGGCCGGAATTGAAACACCGGAAAAAGCCGGCAGGAGATAAAAAAGATCCCTTTGCCTCAGTCCGGGAACGGGCGGATCTGGAGTTTGGTGCAGTCACGGACCCGGTCAAGATGTATCTCAAAGAGATGGGCATGGTCACGCTTTTGAGTCGGGAAGGTGAAATTGAAATTGCCAAAAAAATCGAGGTGGGTGAACGGGATGTATTGCGGGCCATGCTGGATTGTCCCATCTCTTTGAACACCATTTTTTTGTACGGAAAAAAAATGGAACGGCGGTCTATGCGTCCCAAACATGTCTTAAGGGATGTGGATGAAGGGGATGGGGTGGTGGATGAAACCTCAAAACAGGAAAAATTTCTGGAATCTCTGGCAGTTATCAAACAAATTCATGAGTCCAGTCAAGACAGACGAGATCAGCTTTACGGGCTGAGAAAATCCACCAAAAAATATCAGACATTGCATCAGGAAATCAACGAAGGCACAGAACAGATCTTTGAAGAACTCAAACGCTGGCGGTTTGAATCCAATGTCATGGACACCATTGAAAAAAGCATCCGCAATACCATTGTCTGGTTCGATACTGTGGATAAACTGCTGGAAAATTGTGCCAGAACGTTCAATGTGATGAAAGACACCATGCTCAAACAGGCATCAGACCCGGAAAAATTTGTCCAGTGGGTCACCGCCCGAGCTGATATGAGTCCGGAACGGGCACTGCTGCTTCATCAGGATATTCAGGCGGTCATGGATCAGGTGGCATCCAAAAAAGCGTTGATCAAGGGAGATGCCGATGATTTGCGTGCCATTACCCAGGGCATTGACAAAGGGCGGAGAAATGCGGATTTTGCCAAACGGGAACTGGTGCGGGCCAATTTGCGCCTGGTGGTGAGTATTGCCAAAAAATACACCAACCGGGGATTGCAGTTCCTGGACCTGATCCAGGAAGGCAACATCGGGTTGATGAAAGCAGTGGACAAATTTGAATACCGCCGGGGATACAAGTTTTCCACCTATGCCACCTGGTGGATCCGTCAGGCCATCACAAGGGCCATTGCCGACCAGGCCAGAACCATCCGGATCCCGGTGCACATGATCGAGACCATCAACAAATTGATCCGTACCTCCAGGTATCTGGTGCAGGAAATGGGTAAGGAGCCGTCTCCGGAAGAAATTGCCGAAAAAATGGAAATTCCCATTGACAAGGTGAGACGGGTGTTAAAAATCGCCAAAGAACCCATTTCTCTGGAAACACCCATCGGAGAGGAAGAGGACAGCCATCTGGGAGATTTTATCGAAGACAAGAAATTTTCCATTCCATCCGAAGCGGCCATTGATTTCAGTCTGGCGGAACAGACCAGAAAAATTTTGGCCACGCTCACGCCCAGGGAGGAAAAAGTGCTGCGCATGCGTTTTGGCATCGGGGAAAAATCAGATCATACCCTGGAGGAAGTGGGCCGGGATTTTACCGTGACCCGGGAAAGAATCCGGCAAATTGAGGCCAAGGCATTGAGAAAACTGCGGCATCCCACCCGGAGCAAGAAATTGAAGACCTTTATAGAAAATTAA
- a CDS encoding zinc ribbon domain-containing protein, with protein MNQTLKKEIDTLVQLQKIELEMNQLRQAVEKVENEKKDLAVRLTAFESALDAEKQALEQIQQQCTDLEKEIQVVNDRIIKSNETLRMVKTNKEYQVLLREVDDNKKRKNSLEDHVLTLYEQREAAEVQVNESQAQFLQLKEQVQAEQAKIDEQTLGDKERLSELEEQQQSIGKSLDPVLLTRFRRIAKMNQGQAVARVSNETCMGCFMNVPPQLCIEVQRGNQMISCPQCSRILYHIDE; from the coding sequence ATGAATCAGACATTGAAAAAAGAGATTGACACCTTGGTCCAGCTTCAAAAAATTGAGTTGGAAATGAACCAGCTGCGGCAAGCCGTGGAAAAAGTGGAAAATGAAAAAAAGGACCTGGCCGTCAGGCTGACTGCATTTGAATCCGCCCTGGATGCTGAAAAGCAGGCGCTGGAACAGATTCAGCAACAATGCACAGACCTGGAAAAAGAAATTCAGGTGGTGAATGACCGGATCATTAAAAGTAACGAAACCTTGAGAATGGTCAAAACCAACAAGGAATACCAGGTGCTGCTCCGGGAAGTGGATGACAACAAAAAGCGAAAAAACAGCCTGGAGGATCACGTGTTGACCTTGTATGAACAGCGGGAAGCCGCGGAAGTCCAAGTCAATGAGTCCCAGGCTCAGTTTTTACAGCTAAAAGAACAGGTTCAAGCGGAACAGGCGAAAATTGATGAGCAAACTTTAGGAGACAAGGAACGGCTTTCCGAACTTGAAGAACAGCAGCAATCCATCGGCAAGTCTCTGGATCCAGTGCTGCTGACCCGGTTCCGGCGAATTGCCAAAATGAATCAGGGACAGGCAGTGGCCCGCGTCAGCAATGAGACCTGCATGGGATGCTTCATGAATGTGCCGCCCCAGCTGTGTATTGAGGTGCAACGGGGAAACCAGATGATCTCCTGCCCCCAGTGCAGTCGTATACTTTACCATATTGATGAATGA
- a CDS encoding isochorismatase family protein produces MKKSCDMFSIDKTVALLVDVQGKLARMMCDKETLFDSLEIFIKGMKILGVPILWMEQIPSKLGPTVDEIQQLMAEETPIAKDSFSCCNEPGFMEKFEALSRSQVLVTGIETHICVFQTARDLVVKGCDVQVVSDCVSSRTQENKAVGLQRIVQAGAQITSVEMIFFELLQRAKGDHFRQIISLIK; encoded by the coding sequence ATGAAAAAAAGCTGCGATATGTTTTCCATTGACAAGACCGTTGCCTTATTGGTGGACGTTCAGGGGAAACTGGCCCGGATGATGTGTGACAAAGAGACATTATTCGATTCTCTGGAAATTTTTATCAAAGGAATGAAAATTCTGGGGGTACCCATTCTCTGGATGGAACAGATTCCTTCAAAACTCGGACCGACTGTGGATGAAATCCAGCAGTTGATGGCAGAAGAGACTCCCATTGCAAAGGACAGTTTTTCCTGTTGTAACGAGCCGGGTTTCATGGAGAAATTTGAGGCTTTGTCCCGGAGCCAGGTACTGGTCACCGGCATTGAAACCCATATTTGTGTATTCCAGACAGCCCGGGATCTGGTTGTCAAAGGGTGTGACGTGCAGGTAGTATCGGACTGCGTGTCTTCCAGAACCCAGGAAAACAAAGCCGTGGGTCTTCAGCGGATTGTCCAGGCCGGGGCACAGATTACCTCGGTGGAGATGATATTTTTTGAATTACTGCAACGGGCCAAAGGCGACCATTTCAGGCAAATTATTTCTTTGATCAAATAA
- a CDS encoding Nif3-like dinuclear metal center hexameric protein: protein MNPTVKQLLSLIGTDIAPWHLAESWDNCGLCAGNPEWPVQKVLVGLDPGMPVLQAAQQWQADMILTHHPLFITPEKTIDFSVMPGLAIALAATRKMAIVCAHTNLDKAENGLNDYLADRLNITVTRALEADSPELSPSAALTGLGRIGTLPAPVSLTRVADQIKSQLNVQPVRVVGDPDLVIHDIAVCSGSGGGLIPAFLTSGASVYVTGDIKYHEARLIESHGKALIDVGHFASEIIAKDLLTRRLNQAVSRAGFSLEIRAFAGETDPFVSI, encoded by the coding sequence ATGAATCCCACTGTCAAACAACTCCTGTCGCTGATCGGCACAGACATTGCCCCCTGGCACCTGGCAGAATCCTGGGACAATTGCGGGCTGTGTGCCGGAAATCCCGAATGGCCGGTTCAAAAAGTGCTGGTCGGGCTTGATCCGGGCATGCCGGTACTCCAGGCGGCTCAACAATGGCAGGCAGATATGATTTTGACCCATCATCCATTGTTCATCACACCGGAAAAAACCATTGATTTCAGCGTGATGCCCGGTTTGGCCATTGCGCTGGCCGCCACCCGGAAAATGGCGATCGTCTGTGCGCATACCAACCTGGACAAGGCAGAAAACGGGCTGAATGATTATCTGGCCGACCGATTGAACATCACGGTTACCCGAGCACTGGAAGCAGATAGTCCGGAACTTTCTCCTTCAGCTGCCCTGACTGGCCTGGGGCGGATCGGAACACTACCGGCACCGGTTTCTTTGACCCGGGTGGCAGATCAAATCAAATCGCAGTTAAACGTGCAACCGGTCCGGGTGGTGGGGGATCCCGATCTTGTTATCCATGATATTGCAGTGTGTTCCGGTTCCGGCGGCGGTTTAATTCCCGCATTTCTGACATCCGGTGCCTCCGTGTATGTGACCGGAGATATCAAGTACCATGAAGCCCGTCTGATCGAATCCCATGGCAAGGCATTGATTGATGTGGGACATTTTGCTTCAGAAATCATTGCAAAGGACCTGTTGACCCGCCGATTGAATCAGGCGGTTTCCCGGGCTGGGTTTTCTCTGGAAATCCGGGCATTTGCCGGGGAAACAGATCCATTTGTATCCATATAA
- the hisA gene encoding 1-(5-phosphoribosyl)-5-[(5-phosphoribosylamino)methylideneamino]imidazole-4-carboxamide isomerase produces MLIIPAVDIKQGKCVRLRQGRMEDATEYAADPAVMAVKWESLGAQWIHVVDLDGAFAKSVMNFDSITSILDHVTVPIQVGGGIRDISTIEKYLKAGVSRVIIGSEAVYRPEFVRDACKRFPGKIVVGIDARNGMVAVEGWSRTSETRAVDLAKSFESSGVAAINFTDIHRDGMQTGPNIQETAALARAISIPVIASGGVATLKDIENICEIARFGVTGVITGRALYEGSLDLKEAIQISARA; encoded by the coding sequence ATGCTCATCATACCCGCAGTTGATATTAAACAGGGAAAATGTGTCCGCCTGCGCCAGGGGCGCATGGAAGACGCGACTGAATATGCAGCCGATCCGGCGGTCATGGCAGTGAAATGGGAATCTTTAGGTGCGCAATGGATTCATGTGGTGGACCTGGACGGTGCGTTTGCCAAATCTGTCATGAATTTTGACAGTATCACTTCCATTCTGGATCATGTCACAGTCCCCATTCAGGTGGGCGGAGGCATCCGGGATATTTCCACCATTGAAAAATATTTGAAAGCCGGGGTTTCCAGAGTCATCATCGGCAGTGAAGCTGTGTACCGGCCGGAATTTGTCAGGGATGCCTGCAAGCGGTTCCCAGGAAAAATCGTAGTGGGGATCGATGCCAGAAACGGGATGGTGGCGGTGGAAGGCTGGAGCCGAACCTCTGAAACCCGGGCCGTGGATCTGGCCAAATCTTTTGAATCCTCGGGGGTGGCTGCCATCAATTTTACCGATATCCACAGAGACGGCATGCAGACCGGACCCAATATTCAGGAAACTGCAGCCCTGGCCCGGGCAATTTCCATCCCGGTGATCGCATCCGGGGGGGTGGCTACCCTGAAAGATATTGAAAACATCTGTGAGATTGCCCGGTTCGGAGTCACCGGTGTCATTACAGGACGAGCACTTTACGAGGGCAGCTTGGATCTGAAAGAAGCCATACAGATTTCAGCCCGGGCATAA
- the dnaG gene encoding DNA primase, producing the protein MLIPEEKISEILHSSDIVDIVSESVILKKSGQNYFGLCPFHSEKTPSFSVNPAKQIFHCFGCGAGGNSLSFVMKYHGLSFPEAAKMLARKYNIVIDTQHLDPARKKQLALKETLFRINQKVMAHYEARLRQAPPGQAARQYLENRGITPATLDEFHLGFSVDQWEDVVGFLKQARISRQAALNSGLVVPRKNQSGFYDRFRNRIMFPIFDINMQVAGFGGRVMDDQMPKYMNSPETPVYSKTRILYGLHAAKTHCRNAKVVHIVEGYFDFLTLFQNGIKNTVATLGTALTAEHVRILKGYAPAMVLVFDSDAAGIHAARRSIKTFLNEGVDTRILILPTGDDPDAFVLKHGPDAFLDLAARARSVMPFLRQVAMDTHGSSVAGRARVLADLMPYIADIQDSALRSLHVNELAETLNIDEAAVLEKVREQVIKSKTTLDRHPDMELSDPELASDPRERQLLSLMLQWPQIISDVVKSGVLDHFYSQQLCRIGRIMVQADPAPDAFVTRIMTRMETDADRELIASLAMTDGMDDNTDLKDAAAAIIQRIIRIRKKKDSGLTEKIKRAEKGCDTDLMELLKLKQQEIRQLHNGQ; encoded by the coding sequence ATGCTTATTCCTGAAGAAAAAATTTCAGAAATTCTACATTCATCCGACATTGTGGATATCGTATCAGAATCGGTGATTTTAAAAAAATCCGGCCAGAACTATTTCGGGCTGTGCCCGTTTCATTCCGAGAAAACCCCGTCGTTTTCCGTGAACCCGGCCAAACAGATTTTTCACTGTTTCGGATGCGGTGCCGGAGGGAACAGTCTGTCTTTTGTGATGAAATATCACGGACTGTCTTTTCCGGAAGCCGCCAAAATGCTGGCCAGAAAATACAATATCGTGATCGATACTCAACATCTGGATCCGGCCAGAAAAAAACAACTGGCATTGAAGGAAACCCTGTTCCGCATCAATCAAAAGGTAATGGCCCATTATGAAGCACGCCTGCGCCAGGCACCTCCCGGTCAAGCCGCCCGGCAGTACCTGGAAAACAGAGGTATCACGCCAGCCACGCTGGATGAATTTCATCTGGGGTTTTCCGTGGATCAATGGGAAGATGTGGTCGGTTTTCTGAAACAAGCACGCATCTCCCGGCAGGCAGCACTGAATTCTGGGCTGGTGGTTCCTCGAAAGAATCAATCCGGATTTTATGATCGGTTCCGCAACCGGATCATGTTTCCCATTTTTGATATCAACATGCAGGTGGCGGGGTTCGGGGGCCGGGTCATGGACGATCAAATGCCCAAATATATGAATTCACCCGAAACCCCGGTGTACAGCAAAACCCGGATCCTGTACGGACTGCATGCCGCCAAAACCCACTGCCGCAATGCAAAGGTCGTGCATATTGTGGAAGGCTATTTTGATTTTCTCACGTTATTCCAGAACGGAATCAAAAACACGGTGGCCACCCTGGGCACCGCCTTGACTGCTGAACATGTGCGGATTCTCAAGGGATATGCCCCTGCCATGGTGCTGGTTTTCGACTCGGATGCCGCAGGGATCCATGCGGCCCGGCGCAGCATCAAAACCTTTCTGAACGAAGGCGTGGACACCCGGATCCTGATTTTGCCCACAGGGGATGATCCGGATGCCTTTGTATTGAAACACGGTCCGGATGCGTTTCTGGACCTGGCGGCCCGGGCCCGGTCGGTGATGCCGTTTTTGCGGCAGGTGGCCATGGATACCCATGGATCTTCCGTGGCGGGACGGGCACGGGTTCTGGCTGATTTGATGCCGTATATAGCCGATATTCAGGACAGTGCGCTTCGGTCTTTGCATGTCAACGAACTGGCGGAAACCCTGAATATTGATGAAGCGGCTGTACTGGAAAAAGTCCGGGAACAGGTGATCAAAAGCAAGACAACGCTGGATCGGCATCCGGATATGGAGCTATCAGATCCTGAGCTGGCTTCAGATCCCCGGGAGCGGCAGCTGCTGTCTCTGATGCTTCAGTGGCCCCAAATTATTTCAGACGTGGTGAAATCCGGGGTACTGGATCATTTTTATTCTCAACAGCTGTGCCGGATCGGCCGCATCATGGTTCAGGCCGATCCGGCCCCGGATGCGTTCGTCACCCGGATCATGACCCGAATGGAAACAGATGCGGATCGGGAGCTGATAGCCTCTTTGGCCATGACTGACGGAATGGATGATAATACGGATCTCAAAGATGCCGCTGCAGCTATTATTCAGCGGATTATCCGGATCAGAAAGAAAAAAGACAGTGGATTGACAGAAAAAATCAAACGTGCGGAAAAAGGCTGTGACACCGACTTGATGGAGTTATTGAAATTAAAACAGCAGGAAATCCGACAATTACATAATGGTCAATAA
- a CDS encoding hybrid sensor histidine kinase/response regulator — protein sequence MSDTDMEAVEKKQMKEPAQETVTDAFSFRPKVLVVDDEERIQKACHRLLTQEGCEVALADNGIKGLKMIEDAHFDIVLLGLMMPGMSGMDVLTGIKARHPDTVIIVITGYATLEHSIETMKKGAFDFLSKPFSPQELRVVISKAIEFIRTLQDIASEKTRMRVMVNTLKEGVLTTDHQKSIVLANPAFLNMIGSKNRSCIGRHVNEIVSHPRILEMIDQALAQTSGHFSEITDELNQISEDSKEEKIIGIRCFPFRDRLDRNLGAVTVFHDITTLKKMDQLKSDFVSMVAHEIKSPLNSILMQMKVILDGLAGDLTEKQTEILKRSADKITSLAQLASELLDLSKIESGLINQERETLDLGQLIKDQVQFFRDQADGKSLKLTQKPGPDGLSAIVNRTNIEEVVSNLISNAIRYTPPNGKIDVWCDQSNDCVNIHVADTGLGISQEDKPHIFDRFYRVKNEQTRFINGTGLGLAIVKSIVESHHGTIHVESEPNQGSHFTICLPKPEYDL from the coding sequence TGAAGGAGCCTGCACAGGAAACAGTGACGGATGCGTTTTCGTTTCGGCCAAAAGTTCTGGTGGTGGACGATGAAGAGCGGATACAGAAGGCCTGCCACCGGCTGCTGACCCAGGAAGGGTGTGAGGTGGCCCTGGCGGATAATGGTATCAAAGGGCTGAAAATGATCGAGGATGCCCATTTTGATATTGTGCTGCTGGGCCTGATGATGCCGGGCATGTCCGGCATGGACGTGCTGACCGGTATCAAGGCCCGCCATCCGGACACAGTTATCATTGTAATTACCGGATATGCCACCCTGGAGCATTCCATTGAAACCATGAAAAAAGGGGCGTTTGATTTTCTGTCCAAACCGTTTTCCCCCCAGGAACTGCGGGTGGTTATTTCCAAGGCCATTGAATTCATCCGAACCCTTCAGGACATTGCCAGCGAAAAAACACGGATGCGTGTCATGGTCAATACCTTAAAAGAAGGGGTGCTGACCACGGATCATCAAAAAAGCATTGTTCTGGCGAATCCGGCATTTTTGAACATGATCGGATCCAAAAATCGATCTTGCATCGGCCGGCATGTTAACGAGATTGTCTCGCATCCCCGGATTCTGGAAATGATTGATCAGGCCCTTGCCCAGACATCCGGACATTTTTCAGAAATTACTGACGAGTTGAACCAGATCTCGGAAGACAGCAAAGAAGAAAAAATTATTGGCATTCGCTGTTTTCCTTTCAGGGACCGGCTTGATCGGAACCTGGGGGCGGTAACAGTGTTCCATGACATCACCACGCTGAAAAAAATGGATCAGCTTAAATCCGATTTTGTTTCCATGGTGGCCCATGAAATCAAAAGTCCATTGAACTCTATTCTCATGCAGATGAAAGTGATTCTGGACGGTCTGGCCGGAGATTTGACGGAAAAACAGACTGAAATACTGAAACGCAGCGCCGACAAGATCACGTCTCTGGCCCAGCTGGCATCGGAACTTTTGGACCTGTCCAAAATAGAGTCCGGGCTCATCAACCAGGAAAGAGAAACCCTTGATCTGGGACAATTGATCAAGGATCAGGTGCAGTTCTTTCGGGATCAGGCGGATGGCAAATCTTTGAAATTGACCCAGAAACCCGGCCCGGACGGGCTGTCGGCCATAGTCAATCGCACCAATATCGAAGAAGTGGTGTCCAATTTGATTTCCAATGCCATCCGGTATACACCGCCCAATGGAAAAATTGATGTGTGGTGTGACCAAAGCAATGACTGTGTCAACATTCACGTGGCTGATACCGGTCTGGGAATTTCCCAAGAAGACAAACCACATATTTTTGACCGGTTTTACCGGGTGAAGAACGAGCAGACCCGTTTCATCAACGGCACCGGCTTAGGCCTGGCCATTGTCAAAAGTATTGTGGAATCCCACCATGGCACCATCCACGTGGAATCCGAACCCAACCAGGGCAGTCACTTCACCATTTGCCTGCCGAAACCGGAGTATGACCTATGA
- the hisB gene encoding imidazoleglycerol-phosphate dehydratase HisB, with protein sequence MGRDAGVSRQTRETKIEIHLNLDGSGRADISSGIPFFDHILTAFCVHGRFDLKLMATGDLDVDLHHTVEDVGLVLGQALSDALGDKTGIQRFGDSCVPMDEALSRVTIDLSNRPYLVYHFPDNLKSGTAFDAHLAKEFFQSFCVKGGFNLHINTDYGVNEHHVLESIFKAMGRALHQATRKTDSAGRPLSSKGML encoded by the coding sequence ATGGGGCGGGACGCAGGCGTTTCAAGACAGACCCGGGAGACAAAAATTGAAATCCACCTGAACCTGGACGGGTCCGGCCGGGCGGATATTTCATCAGGCATCCCTTTTTTCGATCACATACTGACCGCGTTTTGCGTGCACGGCCGGTTTGATTTGAAACTGATGGCCACCGGGGATCTGGACGTGGACCTGCACCACACTGTGGAAGATGTCGGACTGGTGCTGGGTCAGGCCCTGTCTGATGCGCTGGGAGACAAAACAGGCATTCAGCGGTTCGGTGACAGCTGTGTGCCCATGGATGAAGCCCTTTCCCGGGTGACCATCGATCTGTCCAACCGGCCGTATCTGGTCTACCATTTTCCAGATAACCTGAAATCAGGTACCGCGTTTGATGCACATCTGGCCAAAGAGTTTTTCCAGTCATTCTGTGTCAAAGGCGGGTTTAACCTGCATATCAACACGGATTACGGGGTGAATGAACATCATGTGCTGGAATCCATATTCAAGGCCATGGGCCGGGCCCTTCACCAGGCCACCCGGAAGACCGATTCCGCCGGCCGGCCCCTCTCCAGCAAAGGGATGCTCTAA